One genomic region from Athalia rosae chromosome 3, iyAthRosa1.1, whole genome shotgun sequence encodes:
- the LOC105689854 gene encoding multiple C2 and transmembrane domain-containing protein isoform X3, producing MLKPNDCVLIEKCLNNSDAPHPEDRSRLNLNGSRQLSRSATELRPKNGSPSHNLHGHNPSVVHHSHRHHISVAQRTHTFFATLKSRWSRGRSKERKKSRDHIPASQDVSKNNAAGMESDYAADYSSEHSHSSSATQSPARHYHNHPDSPLARGSRDRVPSHEDSPGKCSNGSNRLARQSSQHNQGADSKLSVQQQQQQQQQQQLQDERPQPSTTACTTSDTASVILQGQDEPSRRRELALRQHAFFQLRLHLRRGANLVAMDRGGSSDPYVKIKSSGRLLHKSRTVHRDLNPIWDESVTLPIEDPFKPLTIKVFDYDWGLQDDFMGSALLDLTQLELGHAQDVILELNDPARPKQHLGNIFITATLWPRNQQDKEQYFQRNTRLVDVNRKLKSQIWSSVVTIVLVEAKNLLPMDIDGLSDPYVKFRLGTEKYKSKVVHKTLSPVWLEQFDLHLYEDMGFGQELEVTIWDRDKSRDDLMGRTVINLATMEREKTHRLWRDLEDGAGSVFLLLTISGTTASETISDLAAHEETPQERALLLQRYSFIKTLQRPQDVGHLTVKVFRAQGLAAADLGGKSDPFCVLELVNARLQTQTEYKTLAPNWQKIFTFNVKDINSVLEVTVYDEDRDHKVEFLGRVAIPLLRIHNGEKRWYALKDKKLRGRAKGNSPQILLEMTVVWNPLRACVRTLNPKERKYMEPEVKFKRQVFLRNVLRLKAIIVFFIDHSKYIQSCFEWESTPRSIIAFALFIFLCYYFEPYMIPTAALLVFLKYYIVALVTGWPAYQSSSNSLSPSDLNDHSADEAPSTPAAIDDDDDDDDKDKEEKKSLKERLHAIQEVTQTVQNSIGYIASLGESIKNTFNFTVPYLSYLAMVLAFIGAIVLYFVPIRYLIMAWGINKFFRKILRPHTIPNNELLDLLSRVPDDEDLISYRELKPVPTPDCERSGVASGTAGNAGRKEQRRKKAA from the exons ACGCGCCTCACCCGGAAGACAGATCTAGATTAAATCTGAACGGAAGTCGTCAACTGTCTCGAAGTGCCACCGAATTAAGACCGAAGAACGGATCACCGAGTCACAATTTGCACGGGCATAATCCCTCGGTTGTCCACCACAGCCATCGTCATCACATATCAGTAGCGCAGAGGACGCATACATTTTTTGCCACGTTAAAGAGTCGCTGGTCCCGCGGCAGGAGTAAGGAGCGTAAAAAATCCAGGGATCACATACCGGCCTCGCAGGATGTCAGTAAAAATAATGCCGCCGGAATGGAATCGGATTACGCCGCTGATTATTCGTCCGAGCATAGCCACAGTTCTTCGGCGACGCAAAGCCCGGCGCGACATTACCACAATCATCCAG aTTCGCCGTTGGCTCGAGGCAGTCGAGATCGCGTTCCATCGCACGAAGATAGCCCCGGTAAATGCAGCAACGGTTCAAACCGTTTGGCTAGACAAAGTTCGCAGCATAATCAGGGCGCAGATTCTAAACTCTCggtacagcagcagcagcagcagcaacagcagcagcagttgcAGGATGAACGACCTCAACCTTCCACGACAGCCTGCACGACCTCCGACACGGCGTCGGTTATTCTGCAAGGGCAAGACGAGCCGTCGAGACGAAGGGAATTGGCGTTACGCCAACATGCCTTTTTCCAACTTCGATTGCACCTGCGAAGAGGTGCTAACCTCGTGGCAATGGACAGGGGGG GCTCGAGCGATCcttacgtgaaaataaaatcctcCGGTCGTCTGCTGCACAAATCTCGAACAGTCCATAGAGATTTGAATCCAATCTGGGACGAAAGCGTTACCCTGCCTATAGAAGATCCGTTCAAACCTCTAACCATTAAA GTCTTTGACTACGACTGGGGACTTCAAGATGATTTCATGGGCTCCGCTCTACTGGATTTGACACAACTGGAATTAGGTCACGCACAGGACGTCATTCTTGAATTAAACGACCCGGCGAGGCCGAAACAGCACTTgggaaatatatttatcaccGCAACTTTGTGGCCGAGAAATCAACAGGACAAGGAACAG TATTTCCAAAGGAACACCCGCTTAGTGGACGTTAACAGGAAACTAAAATCTCAAATATGGAGTTCTGTGGTCACTATCGTACTGGTCGAGGCAAAAAATCTGCTACCGATGGACATCGATGGCCTCTCAGACCCATACGTCAAATTTCG ACTTGGCACAGAAAAATACAAGTCGAAGGTGGTTCACAAGACATTGAGTCCCGTTTGGCTGGAACAATTCGACCTCCACCTATACGAAGACATGGGATTCGGGCAGGAGCTCGAAGTGACGATATGGGACCGGGATAAATCGAGAGATGATCTCATGGGGAGGACCGTCATAAATCTAGCAACTATGGAGCGGGAAAAGACTCACAGACTGTGGCGTGACCTTGAAGATGGAGCGGGAAGCGTTTTTCTGTTATTAACAATTAGCGGGACAACTGCTAGTGAAACTATAAGCGATTTAGCAGCTCACGAAGAAACCCCACAGGAACGTGCACTGCTTCTTCAACGCTATTCTTTTATCAAAACTCTGCAGAGGCCGCAGGATGTAGGACATCTCACGGTCAAA GTTTTCAGAGCTCAAGGATTAGCAGCAGCTGACTTGGGTGGCAAAAGTGATCCCTTCTGCGTCTTGGAACTCGTTAATGCTCGGCTCCAGACCCAGACTGAGTACAAAACTTTAGCACCGAATtggcagaaaattttcacatt CAACGTTAAAGACATCAACTCCGTGCTCGAGGTGACAGTTTATGACGAGGACAGGGACCACAAGGTAGAATTTTTGGGACGGGTGGCAATTCCATTGTTGAGGATACACAATGGCGAAAAACGTTGGTACGCCTTGAAAGACAAGAAGCTTCGAGGACGAGCAAAGGGAAATTCCCCGCAAATTTTGCTTGAGATGACAGTAGTGTGGAATCCTTTGAGAGCATGTGTGAGAACTCTGAATCCCAAGGAAAGGAAATACATGGAACCAGaagtaaaattcaaacgacaAGTCTTCCTCAGAAATGTTCTCAGGCTGAAAGCaataatcgtttttttcatcgaccacAGCAAATACATTCA GAGCTGCTTTGAATGGGAAAGTACACCCCGAAGCATCATCGCTTTTGCTCTCTTCATCTTTCTCTGTTATTACTTCGAACCCTACATGATCCCAACAGCAGCCCTGCTGGTTTttctcaaatactacatt GTAGCACTTGTGACAGGATGGCCAGCTTATCAATCATCGTCGAATTCTTTATCACCTAGCGATTTGAATGATCACAGCGCAGACGAGGCACCCTCGACTCCTGCGGCaatcgacgacgatgatgacgacgacgacaaggaCAAG gaagaaaaaaaatcattgaaggAACGACTCCACGCGATTCAAGAGGTTACGCAAACGGTTCAAAATTCTATAGGGTACATAGCGAGCCTGGGTGAGAGCATTAAAAACACGTTCAACTTTACGGTGCCCTACCTCAGCTACTTGGCGATGGTCCTTGCCTTCATCGGAGCTATAGTTTTATACTTTGTGCCAATACGTTACCTCATCATGGCCTGGGGtatcaacaaatttttccgaaaaatcctCAGGCCTCACACGATACCCAACAATGAACTTTTGGATCTCCTATCCAGGGTACCAGATGACGAGGATCTCATTTCCTATAG AGAGTTGAAACCAGTTCCAACGCCAGATTGTGAGAGAAGTGGGGTGGCATCCGGTACTGCTGGTAACGCAGGTCGAAAGGAGCAGCGTCGTAAAAAAGCTGCGTAA
- the LOC105689854 gene encoding multiple C2 and transmembrane domain-containing protein isoform X1, whose protein sequence is MEGELRDEDGCQSSSEQYEESASNGNDTSVRKNSRISTAAKSNKFDHGNSDSAASLRFLSLVNNEFLCAEIEHTRRILRETHKISTKIKADEIEGSVNGEVQEFPEDLRSNSDPEDDLISEETGWRKIKNAIRGADIVYKKTTGVEFVKEVIMPGEEEVGATGGEKLENYQGLKSKSKKPSIRSVLERRVERMEKMLENHVERVLEENIERHPWLQPIETWINEKCRVPSPTADLFAEDKTKDYNDSERKCSERFTGSPEPAGAERLKKNFDDQKIERTIIEHFKNLRAKHEKIQSKMQESKASRKVSPTSTQQVDRGFKIRESNSDHRLFERKVLENFRGISKSGGSSPVAPKRNKITQNKKAEKTGDGEENSPSDLNDLPHGSKNPSFLHSIPKESLLIRSHTVPEPTPGSPKSTPEFKHSVTPPPNVIEKAIDHQESNTGENKIHTHQDFIDKIKEGFREKSEELYRYFQRNTRLVDVNRKLKSQIWSSVVTIVLVEAKNLLPMDIDGLSDPYVKFRLGTEKYKSKVVHKTLSPVWLEQFDLHLYEDMGFGQELEVTIWDRDKSRDDLMGRTVINLATMEREKTHRLWRDLEDGAGSVFLLLTISGTTASETISDLAAHEETPQERALLLQRYSFIKTLQRPQDVGHLTVKVFRAQGLAAADLGGKSDPFCVLELVNARLQTQTEYKTLAPNWQKIFTFNVKDINSVLEVTVYDEDRDHKVEFLGRVAIPLLRIHNGEKRWYALKDKKLRGRAKGNSPQILLEMTVVWNPLRACVRTLNPKERKYMEPEVKFKRQVFLRNVLRLKAIIVFFIDHSKYIQSCFEWESTPRSIIAFALFIFLCYYFEPYMIPTAALLVFLKYYIVALVTGWPAYQSSSNSLSPSDLNDHSADEAPSTPAAIDDDDDDDDKDKEEKKSLKERLHAIQEVTQTVQNSIGYIASLGESIKNTFNFTVPYLSYLAMVLAFIGAIVLYFVPIRYLIMAWGINKFFRKILRPHTIPNNELLDLLSRVPDDEDLISYRELKPVPTPDCERSGVASGTAGNAGRKEQRRKKAA, encoded by the exons ATGGAAGGAGAATTACGCGACGAAGACGGCTGCCAAAGCTCGAGCGAACAGTACGAGGAAAGTGCGTCGAACGGAAACGACACATCGGtccgaaaaaattcgcgaatcaGTACCGCTGCAAAATCCAATAAATTCGATCATGGTAATTCAGATTCTGCCGCATCGTTGAGATTTCTATCGCTCGTTAACAATGAGTTTCTTTGCGCGGAAATAGAACATACTCGAAGAATTTTAAGGGAAACGCACAAAATATCAACCAAAATCAAGGCGGACGAGATCGAAGGATCGGTAAATGGAGAAGTTCAAGAATTCCCGGAAGATTTACGATCGAATTCGGACCCCGAAGATGACTTGATCAGCGAGGAGACTGGCtggcgtaaaataaaaaatgcaatCAGGGGAGCCGATATcgtttacaaaaaaacaaccggaGTAGAATTCGTGAAAGAAGTTATAATGCCGGGTGAGGAGGAAGTCGGAGCTaccggaggagaaaaattggaaaattatcaAGGTTTGAAATCCAAGAGTAAAAAGCCTTCGATCAGATCTGTGCTGGAGCGGCGAGTCgagcgaatggaaaaaatgctGGAAAATCACGTGGAGAGAGTCTTAGAAGAGAACATAGAAAGACACCCTTGGTTACAACCGATCGAAACTTGGATAAATGAAAAGTGTAGAGTTCCATCGCCGACCGCGGATTTGTTCGCCGAGGACAAAACTAAGGATTACAATGATTCCGAGCGTAAATGTAGCGAGCGTTTTACCGGAAGTCCGGAGCCCGCAGGAGCGGAAaggttgaaaaagaatttcgacgatcaaaaaatcgaaagaactATTATAGAACACTTCAAAAATCTCCGAGCAAAGCATGAAAAAATACAGAGTAAAATGCAGGAATCAAAGGCTTCGCGAAAAGTATCACCGACGTCGACACAGCAGGTGGATCGAGGGTTCAAAATCAGGGAGAGTAACTCCGATCATCGTTTGTTCGAAAGAAaggttttggaaaatttcagagGCATTAGTAAAAGTGGCGGAAGTTCTCCGGTTGCTCCTAAACGTAATAAAATAACGCAGAATAAAAAGGCGGAAAAAACGGGTGACGGTGAGGAAAATTCTCCGAGTGACCTCAACGATCTCCCGCACGGAAGCAAAAATCCTAGTTTTTTGCACTCGATTCCGAAAGAATCTCTTCTGATCAGGTCGCATACCGTACCAGAACCCACGCCGGGGTCGCCGAAGTCAACACCTGAATTCAAACACTCCGTTACTCCACCGCCCAATGTGATCGAGAAGGCTATCGATCATCAGGAAAGTAATacgggggaaaataaaattcacactCATCAAGATTTCATCGACAAAATCAAGGAGGGAttcagagaaaaaagcgaGGAACTTTACAGG TATTTCCAAAGGAACACCCGCTTAGTGGACGTTAACAGGAAACTAAAATCTCAAATATGGAGTTCTGTGGTCACTATCGTACTGGTCGAGGCAAAAAATCTGCTACCGATGGACATCGATGGCCTCTCAGACCCATACGTCAAATTTCG ACTTGGCACAGAAAAATACAAGTCGAAGGTGGTTCACAAGACATTGAGTCCCGTTTGGCTGGAACAATTCGACCTCCACCTATACGAAGACATGGGATTCGGGCAGGAGCTCGAAGTGACGATATGGGACCGGGATAAATCGAGAGATGATCTCATGGGGAGGACCGTCATAAATCTAGCAACTATGGAGCGGGAAAAGACTCACAGACTGTGGCGTGACCTTGAAGATGGAGCGGGAAGCGTTTTTCTGTTATTAACAATTAGCGGGACAACTGCTAGTGAAACTATAAGCGATTTAGCAGCTCACGAAGAAACCCCACAGGAACGTGCACTGCTTCTTCAACGCTATTCTTTTATCAAAACTCTGCAGAGGCCGCAGGATGTAGGACATCTCACGGTCAAA GTTTTCAGAGCTCAAGGATTAGCAGCAGCTGACTTGGGTGGCAAAAGTGATCCCTTCTGCGTCTTGGAACTCGTTAATGCTCGGCTCCAGACCCAGACTGAGTACAAAACTTTAGCACCGAATtggcagaaaattttcacatt CAACGTTAAAGACATCAACTCCGTGCTCGAGGTGACAGTTTATGACGAGGACAGGGACCACAAGGTAGAATTTTTGGGACGGGTGGCAATTCCATTGTTGAGGATACACAATGGCGAAAAACGTTGGTACGCCTTGAAAGACAAGAAGCTTCGAGGACGAGCAAAGGGAAATTCCCCGCAAATTTTGCTTGAGATGACAGTAGTGTGGAATCCTTTGAGAGCATGTGTGAGAACTCTGAATCCCAAGGAAAGGAAATACATGGAACCAGaagtaaaattcaaacgacaAGTCTTCCTCAGAAATGTTCTCAGGCTGAAAGCaataatcgtttttttcatcgaccacAGCAAATACATTCA GAGCTGCTTTGAATGGGAAAGTACACCCCGAAGCATCATCGCTTTTGCTCTCTTCATCTTTCTCTGTTATTACTTCGAACCCTACATGATCCCAACAGCAGCCCTGCTGGTTTttctcaaatactacatt GTAGCACTTGTGACAGGATGGCCAGCTTATCAATCATCGTCGAATTCTTTATCACCTAGCGATTTGAATGATCACAGCGCAGACGAGGCACCCTCGACTCCTGCGGCaatcgacgacgatgatgacgacgacgacaaggaCAAG gaagaaaaaaaatcattgaaggAACGACTCCACGCGATTCAAGAGGTTACGCAAACGGTTCAAAATTCTATAGGGTACATAGCGAGCCTGGGTGAGAGCATTAAAAACACGTTCAACTTTACGGTGCCCTACCTCAGCTACTTGGCGATGGTCCTTGCCTTCATCGGAGCTATAGTTTTATACTTTGTGCCAATACGTTACCTCATCATGGCCTGGGGtatcaacaaatttttccgaaaaatcctCAGGCCTCACACGATACCCAACAATGAACTTTTGGATCTCCTATCCAGGGTACCAGATGACGAGGATCTCATTTCCTATAG AGAGTTGAAACCAGTTCCAACGCCAGATTGTGAGAGAAGTGGGGTGGCATCCGGTACTGCTGGTAACGCAGGTCGAAAGGAGCAGCGTCGTAAAAAAGCTGCGTAA
- the LOC105689854 gene encoding multiple C2 and transmembrane domain-containing protein isoform X2 encodes MSKSVELLASGSEDGEVPNDAPHPEDRSRLNLNGSRQLSRSATELRPKNGSPSHNLHGHNPSVVHHSHRHHISVAQRTHTFFATLKSRWSRGRSKERKKSRDHIPASQDVSKNNAAGMESDYAADYSSEHSHSSSATQSPARHYHNHPDSPLARGSRDRVPSHEDSPGKCSNGSNRLARQSSQHNQGADSKLSVQQQQQQQQQQQLQDERPQPSTTACTTSDTASVILQGQDEPSRRRELALRQHAFFQLRLHLRRGANLVAMDRGGSSDPYVKIKSSGRLLHKSRTVHRDLNPIWDESVTLPIEDPFKPLTIKVFDYDWGLQDDFMGSALLDLTQLELGHAQDVILELNDPARPKQHLGNIFITATLWPRNQQDKEQYFQRNTRLVDVNRKLKSQIWSSVVTIVLVEAKNLLPMDIDGLSDPYVKFRLGTEKYKSKVVHKTLSPVWLEQFDLHLYEDMGFGQELEVTIWDRDKSRDDLMGRTVINLATMEREKTHRLWRDLEDGAGSVFLLLTISGTTASETISDLAAHEETPQERALLLQRYSFIKTLQRPQDVGHLTVKVFRAQGLAAADLGGKSDPFCVLELVNARLQTQTEYKTLAPNWQKIFTFNVKDINSVLEVTVYDEDRDHKVEFLGRVAIPLLRIHNGEKRWYALKDKKLRGRAKGNSPQILLEMTVVWNPLRACVRTLNPKERKYMEPEVKFKRQVFLRNVLRLKAIIVFFIDHSKYIQSCFEWESTPRSIIAFALFIFLCYYFEPYMIPTAALLVFLKYYIVALVTGWPAYQSSSNSLSPSDLNDHSADEAPSTPAAIDDDDDDDDKDKEEKKSLKERLHAIQEVTQTVQNSIGYIASLGESIKNTFNFTVPYLSYLAMVLAFIGAIVLYFVPIRYLIMAWGINKFFRKILRPHTIPNNELLDLLSRVPDDEDLISYRELKPVPTPDCERSGVASGTAGNAGRKEQRRKKAA; translated from the exons atgagcaaAAGTGTCGAACTACTAGCGTCCGGGTCAGAGGACGGTGAAGTGCCCAACG ACGCGCCTCACCCGGAAGACAGATCTAGATTAAATCTGAACGGAAGTCGTCAACTGTCTCGAAGTGCCACCGAATTAAGACCGAAGAACGGATCACCGAGTCACAATTTGCACGGGCATAATCCCTCGGTTGTCCACCACAGCCATCGTCATCACATATCAGTAGCGCAGAGGACGCATACATTTTTTGCCACGTTAAAGAGTCGCTGGTCCCGCGGCAGGAGTAAGGAGCGTAAAAAATCCAGGGATCACATACCGGCCTCGCAGGATGTCAGTAAAAATAATGCCGCCGGAATGGAATCGGATTACGCCGCTGATTATTCGTCCGAGCATAGCCACAGTTCTTCGGCGACGCAAAGCCCGGCGCGACATTACCACAATCATCCAG aTTCGCCGTTGGCTCGAGGCAGTCGAGATCGCGTTCCATCGCACGAAGATAGCCCCGGTAAATGCAGCAACGGTTCAAACCGTTTGGCTAGACAAAGTTCGCAGCATAATCAGGGCGCAGATTCTAAACTCTCggtacagcagcagcagcagcagcaacagcagcagcagttgcAGGATGAACGACCTCAACCTTCCACGACAGCCTGCACGACCTCCGACACGGCGTCGGTTATTCTGCAAGGGCAAGACGAGCCGTCGAGACGAAGGGAATTGGCGTTACGCCAACATGCCTTTTTCCAACTTCGATTGCACCTGCGAAGAGGTGCTAACCTCGTGGCAATGGACAGGGGGG GCTCGAGCGATCcttacgtgaaaataaaatcctcCGGTCGTCTGCTGCACAAATCTCGAACAGTCCATAGAGATTTGAATCCAATCTGGGACGAAAGCGTTACCCTGCCTATAGAAGATCCGTTCAAACCTCTAACCATTAAA GTCTTTGACTACGACTGGGGACTTCAAGATGATTTCATGGGCTCCGCTCTACTGGATTTGACACAACTGGAATTAGGTCACGCACAGGACGTCATTCTTGAATTAAACGACCCGGCGAGGCCGAAACAGCACTTgggaaatatatttatcaccGCAACTTTGTGGCCGAGAAATCAACAGGACAAGGAACAG TATTTCCAAAGGAACACCCGCTTAGTGGACGTTAACAGGAAACTAAAATCTCAAATATGGAGTTCTGTGGTCACTATCGTACTGGTCGAGGCAAAAAATCTGCTACCGATGGACATCGATGGCCTCTCAGACCCATACGTCAAATTTCG ACTTGGCACAGAAAAATACAAGTCGAAGGTGGTTCACAAGACATTGAGTCCCGTTTGGCTGGAACAATTCGACCTCCACCTATACGAAGACATGGGATTCGGGCAGGAGCTCGAAGTGACGATATGGGACCGGGATAAATCGAGAGATGATCTCATGGGGAGGACCGTCATAAATCTAGCAACTATGGAGCGGGAAAAGACTCACAGACTGTGGCGTGACCTTGAAGATGGAGCGGGAAGCGTTTTTCTGTTATTAACAATTAGCGGGACAACTGCTAGTGAAACTATAAGCGATTTAGCAGCTCACGAAGAAACCCCACAGGAACGTGCACTGCTTCTTCAACGCTATTCTTTTATCAAAACTCTGCAGAGGCCGCAGGATGTAGGACATCTCACGGTCAAA GTTTTCAGAGCTCAAGGATTAGCAGCAGCTGACTTGGGTGGCAAAAGTGATCCCTTCTGCGTCTTGGAACTCGTTAATGCTCGGCTCCAGACCCAGACTGAGTACAAAACTTTAGCACCGAATtggcagaaaattttcacatt CAACGTTAAAGACATCAACTCCGTGCTCGAGGTGACAGTTTATGACGAGGACAGGGACCACAAGGTAGAATTTTTGGGACGGGTGGCAATTCCATTGTTGAGGATACACAATGGCGAAAAACGTTGGTACGCCTTGAAAGACAAGAAGCTTCGAGGACGAGCAAAGGGAAATTCCCCGCAAATTTTGCTTGAGATGACAGTAGTGTGGAATCCTTTGAGAGCATGTGTGAGAACTCTGAATCCCAAGGAAAGGAAATACATGGAACCAGaagtaaaattcaaacgacaAGTCTTCCTCAGAAATGTTCTCAGGCTGAAAGCaataatcgtttttttcatcgaccacAGCAAATACATTCA GAGCTGCTTTGAATGGGAAAGTACACCCCGAAGCATCATCGCTTTTGCTCTCTTCATCTTTCTCTGTTATTACTTCGAACCCTACATGATCCCAACAGCAGCCCTGCTGGTTTttctcaaatactacatt GTAGCACTTGTGACAGGATGGCCAGCTTATCAATCATCGTCGAATTCTTTATCACCTAGCGATTTGAATGATCACAGCGCAGACGAGGCACCCTCGACTCCTGCGGCaatcgacgacgatgatgacgacgacgacaaggaCAAG gaagaaaaaaaatcattgaaggAACGACTCCACGCGATTCAAGAGGTTACGCAAACGGTTCAAAATTCTATAGGGTACATAGCGAGCCTGGGTGAGAGCATTAAAAACACGTTCAACTTTACGGTGCCCTACCTCAGCTACTTGGCGATGGTCCTTGCCTTCATCGGAGCTATAGTTTTATACTTTGTGCCAATACGTTACCTCATCATGGCCTGGGGtatcaacaaatttttccgaaaaatcctCAGGCCTCACACGATACCCAACAATGAACTTTTGGATCTCCTATCCAGGGTACCAGATGACGAGGATCTCATTTCCTATAG AGAGTTGAAACCAGTTCCAACGCCAGATTGTGAGAGAAGTGGGGTGGCATCCGGTACTGCTGGTAACGCAGGTCGAAAGGAGCAGCGTCGTAAAAAAGCTGCGTAA